From the Rhizobium sp. ARZ01 genome, the window GAGGCAGCGCAGGTAGTCGGTCCGGGCGCGCTCCATGAAATGCAGGTAACGCGCATGATAGACGAAGCCGGAAAAATCCGTGTCTTCATAGTAGACGCGCTGGACCAGCCGATGCCCTTCGGCGGTCAGTTCACCCGACAGGGCGTGATCGAAGTTCGTCATGGTCCAATCCGAAGTGGGAGATTTGCACGGTCTTGTGGAGGAAGAGGAGGACAAAAGCAAGGATTGCACTCCTGTCATATTCCGTCACTATGACCGGGACAGTCTCAACGCGCAGGGGGATTCCCATGGCATCGGCGATGAAGATTGCGGTTCTCGGCGGAGATGGTTTCGTGGGCTGGCCCACGTCCTTGCACCTCTCGAACACCGGTCACGAGATTCATATTCTCGACAATCTCTCACGCCGCTGGATCGACACCGAACTCGGTGTGCAGTCTCTTACGCCGATGGATTCGATACAGGAGCGCACCCGTGTCTGGCATGCAGAAACGGGGCGCCGCATCCATTTCCACCTGATCGACCTTGCCCGTGATTATGAACTTTTGAAGAACTGGCTACGTGAAGAGCGGCCGGACGCCGTGATCCACTTCGCCGAGCAGCGCGCCGCGCCCTATTCGATGAAGAGCGACCGCCACAAGAACTACACGGTCAACAACAACGTCTCCGCCACGCACAACCTCCTCAACGCGCTTGTCGAGACCGGGGTGGATGCCCATCTCGTCCACCTCGGTACCATGGGCGTCTACGGCTATTCCACCGTCGGTGCCGCCATTCCGGAAGGCTACCTGCCGGTGGGCATCGAGACGATGAACGGTCGCACCGTCAGCCAGGAGATCCTCTACCCATCCAATCCCGGCTCGATCTATCACATGACCAAGTGCCTGGATCAGTTGCTGTTCCAGTTCTATGCAAAAAACGACGGGCTCAGGATCACCGACCTGCATCAGGGCATTGTCTGGGGCACCCACACCCGAGAGACGCAGCTACATCCGCAGCTCGTCAACCGCTTCGACTATGATGGCGATTACGGCACGGTCTTGAACCGCTTCCTCATCCAGGCGGCGATCGGCTATCCGCTGACGGTGCACGGCACTGGCGGCCAGACCCGCGCCTTCATCCACATCCAGGATTCGGTTCGCTGCATCGAACTCGCACTGGAGAACCCGCCCGCCCGCAGCACGCGTGTCGAGGTCTTCAACCAGATGACGGAAACTCATCGCGTGCGTGACCTGGCGCAAATGGTGGCGAGCCTCACCGGTAGCGAGATCGCCTGGCTGCCGAACCCGCGCAAGGAAGCGGCTGAAAACGATCTCGTCGTGGACAACGCCAAGTTTCTCGCCCTCGGCCTCGAACCGATCACGCTCGAGAACGGTCTGCTGTCGGAGATCGTCGATGTGGCGAAAAAGTTCGCCTACCGGGTCGACCGCTCGCGCGTGCCGGCCGTATCCGCCTGGACGCGCGACATTGCCGCGACCCTCAACCACGATCCCGAAGGCCGGAGGCTCAAATCGGTTTCATGACGGCAGGAATGCATGACGAAGGCGGCATCAGGCGAAGCGCTCCGGCCGGCGCGCACCAAGCCTATGTGACGCTTGTGACGAATGCCGACTATGCCAAGGGTGCCGTCGCCCTCACGCGATCCCTGCGGCGGACGGGCACGCAAGCCAACATCGTCGTCCTGCACACCCCGGCATTGGGCGATGTCGACCGTCAGGTTCTCGAAGGCTTCGGGTGTCGCCTGGTCGAAGCCGATCTCCTGCCGCTCTCCGAGCAATTCAATGAACGCCACGCCCGGCGTGCGTTGCACACCGCCGCGCCCTTCACGAAGGGTCGAAAGCCGGATTTCCACACACCGCTCGACAA encodes:
- a CDS encoding NAD-dependent epimerase/dehydratase family protein codes for the protein MKIAVLGGDGFVGWPTSLHLSNTGHEIHILDNLSRRWIDTELGVQSLTPMDSIQERTRVWHAETGRRIHFHLIDLARDYELLKNWLREERPDAVIHFAEQRAAPYSMKSDRHKNYTVNNNVSATHNLLNALVETGVDAHLVHLGTMGVYGYSTVGAAIPEGYLPVGIETMNGRTVSQEILYPSNPGSIYHMTKCLDQLLFQFYAKNDGLRITDLHQGIVWGTHTRETQLHPQLVNRFDYDGDYGTVLNRFLIQAAIGYPLTVHGTGGQTRAFIHIQDSVRCIELALENPPARSTRVEVFNQMTETHRVRDLAQMVASLTGSEIAWLPNPRKEAAENDLVVDNAKFLALGLEPITLENGLLSEIVDVAKKFAYRVDRSRVPAVSAWTRDIAATLNHDPEGRRLKSVS